Proteins co-encoded in one Cupriavidus metallidurans CH34 genomic window:
- a CDS encoding AMP nucleosidase produces the protein MMPAMNATIFSSAHPADQLAEFNDADSALARIREIYDSSVAAVRARFDAFAQGKPLPSAAHACYPYLGISVNLETMVTDSRPSWGTVAYPGVYGTTVTRPDLLCDYYRDQIERLMRYHRVPVVVGLSRRPIPLPFVIEASTTDISYTQARELEASFVLPELSRIDDSIANGTYEPTPGEAWPLSLFSAERVDLALQRLYHYTGTAPQHFQRFVLFTNYQRYVDEFVTLGRSLMAGDGGDGYVRFVEPGDVIQQLGEQEPDDATRPRALPQMPAYHLVREDGLGVTLVNIGVGPSNAKTMTDHLAVLRPHCWLMVGHCGGLRRSQQLGDYVLAHAYVRDDHVLDHDLPPWVPVPPIAEIQVALQEAVARVTGLSGTEMKTRMRTGTVVSTDDRNWELKSKSLYARFNQSRAIAIDMESAAVAANGFRLRVPYGTLLCVSDKPLHGELKLRGMANAFYRQRVSQHMTIGLEAIRILRENGVEQLHSRKLRSFDEPAFR, from the coding sequence ATGATGCCTGCCATGAATGCCACGATCTTCTCCTCCGCCCACCCGGCAGATCAGCTTGCCGAGTTCAACGACGCAGATAGCGCGCTGGCGCGTATCCGCGAGATCTATGACAGCTCAGTGGCCGCCGTGCGCGCGCGATTTGACGCGTTTGCCCAGGGCAAGCCGCTGCCGTCGGCCGCGCACGCGTGCTATCCATACCTGGGCATCTCGGTCAATCTCGAGACGATGGTCACCGACAGCCGGCCTTCCTGGGGCACGGTGGCCTATCCCGGGGTCTATGGCACCACGGTGACGCGGCCGGACCTGCTGTGCGACTACTACCGCGACCAGATCGAGCGCCTGATGCGTTATCACCGCGTGCCGGTGGTGGTAGGGCTTTCGCGCCGACCGATCCCGCTGCCGTTCGTGATCGAAGCATCGACCACCGATATCAGCTACACGCAGGCGCGTGAACTCGAGGCGTCATTCGTGCTGCCGGAACTGAGCCGCATTGATGACTCGATCGCCAATGGCACGTATGAGCCCACTCCGGGCGAAGCCTGGCCGCTGTCGCTGTTTTCTGCGGAGCGTGTGGATCTGGCACTGCAGCGGCTTTATCACTACACGGGTACCGCGCCGCAGCATTTCCAGCGTTTCGTGCTGTTCACAAACTATCAACGTTACGTCGACGAGTTCGTGACACTGGGCCGTTCGCTGATGGCCGGTGACGGTGGCGATGGCTATGTGCGCTTTGTCGAGCCCGGCGACGTGATCCAGCAACTCGGCGAGCAGGAGCCGGATGACGCGACACGTCCACGCGCATTGCCGCAGATGCCGGCCTACCACCTCGTGCGCGAGGATGGGCTGGGTGTCACGCTGGTCAACATCGGCGTGGGGCCTTCCAACGCGAAGACGATGACGGACCACCTCGCCGTGCTGCGCCCACATTGCTGGCTGATGGTGGGCCACTGCGGCGGGCTGCGCCGCTCGCAGCAGCTTGGTGACTACGTGCTGGCGCATGCGTATGTGCGCGACGACCACGTGCTCGACCACGACCTGCCGCCCTGGGTGCCGGTGCCGCCGATCGCCGAGATCCAGGTGGCATTGCAGGAAGCAGTGGCGCGTGTGACGGGATTGTCCGGTACCGAGATGAAGACACGGATGCGCACAGGCACGGTGGTGTCAACCGACGATCGCAACTGGGAACTGAAATCGAAGTCGCTCTACGCGCGCTTCAACCAGTCACGCGCAATCGCCATCGACATGGAGAGCGCCGCAGTGGCCGCCAATGGCTTCCGACTGCGTGTGCCCTACGGCACGCTCCTGTGCGTATCGGACAAGCCGCTACACGGCGAACTCAAGCTGCGCGGCATGGCGAATGCGTTCTACCGTCAGCGTGTGAGCCAGCACATGACCATCGGGCTGGAGGCGATCCGCATACTGCGTGAGAACGGCGTCGAACAACTGCACTCGCGAAAGCTGCGCAGCTTCGACGAGCCTGCATTCAGATAA
- a CDS encoding GNAT family N-acetyltransferase, with protein MEIRNPLPADIEAARRLLAANGWEQQVSNPERFAQLIANSQRVAVAVEGGEVIGFARALCDDIANGYISMVAVAPQHRRRGVGRALLRHVMGNDPDITWVLRAARSSEAAFFGQLGFTPSMVAMEWRRR; from the coding sequence ATGGAAATCCGCAACCCGTTGCCCGCAGATATCGAGGCAGCCCGGCGTCTGCTTGCCGCCAATGGTTGGGAACAACAGGTCAGCAATCCCGAACGGTTCGCGCAGCTCATCGCCAACTCGCAACGCGTCGCAGTGGCGGTGGAGGGCGGCGAGGTCATCGGCTTCGCGCGCGCGCTCTGCGACGACATCGCGAACGGCTATATCTCGATGGTTGCCGTAGCGCCACAGCATCGTCGCCGCGGTGTCGGCCGCGCACTGCTGCGGCATGTCATGGGCAACGATCCGGATATCACCTGGGTTCTACGCGCGGCGCGCTCGTCGGAAGCCGCATTCTTCGGCCAACTCGGGTTCACGCCGTCGATGGTGGCGATGGAGTGGCGGCGCCGCTGA